One window of the Ammospiza nelsoni isolate bAmmNel1 chromosome 2, bAmmNel1.pri, whole genome shotgun sequence genome contains the following:
- the STARD10 gene encoding START domain-containing protein 10, with protein MSGDDGGMSSRDSVQIPDDRDFGAFRAQCESEQGWSLTYSKGGVGVWVQLLEPERALHKIKCRMECRDVPAETLYDVLHDIEYRKKWDTNVIETFDIGRLTANSDVGYYAWRCPKPLKNRDVVTLRSWLPIGSDYIIMNYSVKHPKYPPRKDMVRAVSIQTGYLIEGTGAKSCTITYLAQVDPKGSLPKWVVNKSSQFLAPKAMKKMYKACLKYPEWKQKHDPHFKPWLFPEQSRLPALALSELSLQHADSLENIDESSLAESKEDRGEGSDEDSLT; from the exons ATGTCGGGTGACGACGGCGGCATGTCGAGTCGCGACAGCGTGCAGATCCCCGACGACCGGGACTTCGGGGCGTTCCGGGCGCAGTGCGAGtcggagcagggctggagcctcaCCTACAGCAAGGGCGGGGTGGGCGTCTgggtgcagctgctggagcccgAGCGCGCCCTCCACAAGATCAAG TGCAGGATGGAGTGCAGGGACGTGCCGGCGGAGACGCTCTACGACGTGCTCCATGACATCGAGTACCGCAAGAAGTGGGACACCAACGTCATCGAGACCTTCGACATCGGGAGGCTGACCGCCAACTCAGATGTGGGATACTACGCCT GGAGGTGTCCCAAGCCCCTGAAGAACCGGGACGTGGTCACACTCCGCTCCTGGCTGCCCATAGGCTCTGACTACATCATCATGAACTACTCTGTCAAGCATCCT AAGTATCCCCCCCGCAAGGACATGGTGCGGGCTGTCTCCATCCAGACAGGCTACCTGATCGAGGGCACGGGAGCCAAGAGCTGCACTATCACCTACCTGGCACAGGTGGACCCCAAAG GTTCCTTACCGAAGTGGGTGGTGAATAAATCCTCCCAGTTCCTGGCCCCCAAG GCGATGAAGAAGATGTACAAGGCATGCCTCAAGTACCCTGAGTGGAAGCAGAAGCATGACCCTCACTTCAAGCCCTGGCTGTTCCCGGAGCAGAGccggctcccagccctggccctgtccgagctgtccctgcagcacgCGGATTCCCTGGAAAACATCGACGAGAGCTCCCTGGCCGAGAGCAAGGAGGACCGTGGCGAGGGCAGCGACGAGGACAGCCTGACCTGA